The nucleotide window GGTCGGGCTGCCCTTGAGCGAGGCCGGGTCGATGCCCGCGCGCTCGAGCGCCTCCCAGCAGGCTTCCAGCAGCAGCCGCTGCTGCGGGTCGATCGCCGGGGCTTCCTTGGGCGACACACCGAAGAAGGTGGCGTCGAAGTCACCGGCGTCGTGGACGAACCCGCCGCGGGCCACATACGTCGTGCCGGGGCGGCGGCCGGTCGGGTCGAGCAGGCCGTCGACGTCCCAGCCGCGGTCGGCCGGGAAGTCGCCGATGGCGTCGCGGCCGCCGGCGACGAGGTCCCACAGCTGCTCGGGCGAGGTGACCCCGCCGGGCAGCCGGCAGGCCATGCCGACGATCGCGATGGGCTCGTCGGACGCCTTGGCCGACGCCGTCTCGATCTCTGCCACCCCGCCCGTCAGCTCGGTGAGCAGGTGCGCGGCCAGCGCGGACGGCGTCGGGTGGTCGAAGATCAGCGTCGCGGGCAGGCGCTGCCCGGTCGCCGCGGTGAGGCCGTTGCGCAGCTCGATGGCGGTGAGCGAGTCGAAGCCGAGCGACTGGAACTGCGCGGACGGCGCGATCTCGTGCCCGCCGCCGTAGCCGAGGACGGTGGCCGCGTGCCCGCGGACCAGGTCCAGCACGGCGTCGGCCCGGTCGGCCTCCGGCAGAGCGCGGACGCGGGCGGCGAAGGAGTCCTCGGCGGCCGCGGCCGCACTCGCCGCGACGCGCCGGGTGGGCCGTCCGGTCAGCTCTTCCAGGGTCTTCGGGATCCGGTCCAGCTTCCGCAGGGCCGGCAGGTCGAGCTTGACCGGGACGACGGCGGCCTGGCGGGAGGCCAGCGCGCGGTCGAACAGGCCGAGCGCGTCCGAAGTGGACAGCGGCACGATGCCGCCCGAAGCCAGGCGCGCGACCTCGGCCTCGGTCAGGGTGCCGCCCATGCCGCCGACCTCGCCCCACAGGCCCCAGCCCAGGGACAACGCGGGCAGGCCGCGGGCGACGCGGTGGGCGGCGAGGCCGTCGAGGAACGCGTTCGCGGCGGCGTACCCGCCCTGGCCCGGCGCGCCGAGCACGCCGGAGACCGAGGAGAACAGCACGAACGCCGAAAGCGCCGTGTCGCGGGTGAGCTCGTGCAGGTTCAGCGCACCGTCGACCTTCGGTCGCAGCACGGTGTCGAGGCGCTCGGGCGTGAGCGCGGTGATGACGCCGTCGTCGAGGACGCCGGCGGCGTGCACCACCGACGTGAGCGGGTGCTCGGCGGGGATCCCGGCCAGCACTTCCGCCAGCGCCGCGCGGTCGGCGACGTCGCAGAGCGCGATGTCGACGTGCACGCCCAGCTCGGCACCCAGGCCCGCCAACGCGGGCGTGCTGCGGCGGCTGACCAGCAGGAACCGCCGGGCGCCGTGCTTTTCGGCCAGGTGCCGGACGAGCGCGCCGCCGAGCGCGCCGGACGCGCCGGTGACCAGCACGGTGCCGCCCGGGTGGAAGTACGCCGGTTCGACGGCCGCCGCGGCGCGCACCAGCCGCGGGACGAGGACGGCGCCGAAGCGGACCGCGGCCTGGGCTTCCCCGGTGGCGAGGACCTGCGGCAGCACCTCGGCCGCGGTGCTTTCCGCGTCCAGGTCCAGCAGTACGAACGTGTCCGGGTTTTCCTCCTGCGCCGAGCGCACGAGGCCCCAGGCCGCGGCCGCGGCGAGGTCGGTGACGCCCCCCGCCGCCGGGACGGCACCGCGGGTGACGACGACCAGGCGCGCGTCCTCCGGGTGCTCCTCGGCCAGCCAGACCTGCAGCGCGCCGAGCACGCGCCCCAATGTGGCGTTGGGTGCGTCTGACGCACCCAATGTGGCGTTCGGTGCGTCTGACGCACCGAACGCCACATTGGGGCGCTCGGTGCCGGTGCAGTCGAAGACCGCGGCCGCCGAGGCGTCCACTGTGGACTCCGCGGGGATGCGCTGCCACTCGATCCGGTACAGCGGCGCCTCGGCCGCGACCGGCGCGGTGAACGCGCGGAACACGGTCTCGGCGACGGTGGCGACCGGCGCGCCGGTGGCGTCGGCGAGCGCGACTTCGAAGCCGTCTTCGGTGGTCGGGGTGAACTTCACCCGCAGTGCCGAAGCGCCGGTGGCGTGCAGTTCGACACCGGTCCAGCAGAACGGGACGCGGCCGACGCCGCCGTCTCCCCCGCCCGCGACGCGCAGGGCGTGCGTGCAGGCGTCGAGGGCGGCCGGGTGGAGGCCGAAGCGCTCGGCGTCGCTGTCCTCGGGCAGCGCGACCTCGGCGAACACCTCGCGGCCGCGGCTCCAGACCGCCCGCAGCGAGCGGAACAGCGGGCCGTAGGTGAGGCCGGTGCCGGCGAAGTCGTCGTAGAGGCCGTCGATGGCGACGGGCTCGGCGCCGGCCGGCGGCCATTCGGTCAGTGCGGTCCCGCGGTGCGTCTGCGGGGCGACGGTGCCGGTCGCGTGCGTCACCCACGGGTCGCCGGTGTCCTCGGGACGCGAGTGGACGCCGACGGCGCGGACACCGTTCTCGCCCGCGGCGCCGACCGTGACCTGCACCTGGACGCCACCGCGGTCCGGGACGAGCAGGGGGCTGCCGAGGGTGAGCTCCTCGATCCGGCCGCAGCCGACCTGGTCGCCGGCGCGGATGGCCAGCTCGAGGAAGGCCGTGCCGGGCACCGTGGCGACGTCGCCGAGGCGGTGCTCGTCGAGCCAGGCGTGGGTCTCGAGGGACAGCCGTCCGGTGAGGACGACACCGTCGGTGTCGGCGAGCGCGACGGCCGCGCCGAGCAGCGGGTGCCCGGCCGAGGTGAGGCCGGCGGCGGACACCTCGTCGCGGTTGGCGCGGGCGTCGATCCAGTAGCGCTTGCGCTGGAAGGCGTACGTCGGCAGGTCGACGCGCCGGGCGCCGCGGCCCGCGAAGACCGCGGCCCAGTCCGGGTTCAGGCCGCTGACGTACAGCTCGGCCAGCGCGGTGAGCGCGGTGGCGGGCTCGGGGCGGTCCTTGCGCAGGACCGGCACGACGACGGCGTCCGTCGCCTGCCGGGTCAGCGCGGACAGCACGCCGTCCGGGCCGACCTCGACGAACCGCGAGACGCCCTGGTCGCTCAGTGCGGTGAGGCCGTCGTGGAACCGGACGGCCGCGCGGACGTGCGAGACCCAGTACTCCGGCGTGGCGACCTCTCCCCCGGCGAGCGCGCCGGAGACGTTGGAGACGAGCGGGATCTCGGGCTGGTGGTAGGTGAGCGTGCGCGCGACCTCGGCGAACTCGGCCAGCATCGGTTCCATCAGCGGTGAGTGGAAGGCGTGCGACACCTTGAGCTTCGACGACTTGCGCCCCTCGAACTGCCCGACCACGGCCGTGACGGCGTCCTCGGTGCCGGAGAGCACCACGGAGTCCGGGCCGTTGATGGCGGCGATGCTGACGCCGTCGGTCAGGTGCGGCGTGACCTCGTCCTCGGTGGCCTGCAGCGCGACCATCGCCCCGCCGGTCGGCAGCGCCTGCATCAGCTTGGCGCGGGCGGCGACCAGCTTGGCCGCGTCGGCCAGGGACAGCACCCCGGCGACGTGCGCGGCGGCCAGTTCGCCGACCGAGTGGCCGAGCAGGAAGTCGGGCTTGACGCCCCACGACGACAGCAGCCGGAAGAGCGCGACCTCGATCGCGAACAGCGCGGGCTGGGTGTAGCCGGTCTGGTTGATCAGCCGCGGCTTGTCGAAGACGACCGTCTTCAGCGGCCGGTCCAGATGCTGGTCCAGCTCCGCGCAGACCTCGTCGAGCGCGGCGGCGAACACTCCGAACGCGGCGGCCAGCTCGGCTCCCATGCCCACGCGCTGCGCACCCTGGCCGGAGAACAGGAACGCGGTGAGCCCTTCGACGGGCGTGCCGGCTTCCACGGCCGCAAGACCCGCCTTGCCGTCGAACACCACCGCACGGTGGCTCAGCGGCGAGCGCGACGTCGCCAGCGAGAACCCGATGTCGAGTGCCGAAGCGTCCACATCGGACAACTGAGCTGCCTGCGCCTTCAGTGCGGCGGCACCGTGCCCGGAGAGGGGCCACGGGACCGGCACGTCCGCGGGCCAGCTCGGCGTGCCGTCCTCGACGTCGACGGCGGGCGCTTCCTCGATGATCACGTGCGCGTTGGTGCCGCTCACCCCGAACGACGAGACACCCGCGCGACGCGGCGTCGAACCCGCCGCCCACGAACGTTCCTCGGTCAGCAGCTCGACGTTCCCGGCGGTCCAATCGACCTCCGTGCTCGGCTCGGTGACGTGCAGGGTCTTCGGCAGCAGGCCGTGGCGCAGCGCCTGGACCATCTTGATCACGCCGCCGACGCCGGCCGCGCCCTGGGCGTGGCCGATGTTCGACTTGATCGAGCCCAGCCACAGCGGGCGGTCGCGGTCCTGGCCGTAGGTGGCGAGCAGGGCCTGCGCCTCGATCGGATCGCCGAGCGTGGTGCCGGTGCCGTGCCCTTCGACGGCGTCCACATCGGACGCAGAGAGCTGCGCGTTGGCCAGCGCCTGGCGGATGACGCGCTGCTGGGACGGGCCGTTGGGTGCGGTGAGGCCGTTGGACGCGCCGTCGGAGTTCACGGCGGTGCCGCGCACGACGGCGAGGACCCGGTGGCCGTTGCGGCGCGCGTCGGACAGCCGCTCCAGCAGGAGCGTGCCCGCGCCTTCGGCCCAGCCGGTGCCGTCGGCGCTGTCGGAGAACGGCTTGCAGCGGCCGTCGGCGGCGAGGCCGCGCTGGCGGCTGAAGGCGACGAACGGGCCGGGCCGCGACATCACCATCACGCCGCCGGCGAGCGCCAGCGTGCAGTCGCGCTGCCGCAGCGCCTGCACGGCCAGGTGCAGCGCGACCAGCGACGACGAGCAGGCCGTGTCGATGGTGATGGCCGGGCCTTCCAGGCCGAGGGCGTAGGCGATCCGGCCGGAGATGACCGAGCCGGCGTTGCCGGTGCTCAGGTAGTCCTGCACCTCGCCGGCGAGCACCGCGGGCGGCAGCTCGTCGTAGTAGTCCTGGTCGCCGCTGCCGAGGAAGACGCCGACCTGCTGCTTGGCCAGGGAGTGCGGCGCGATGCCGGCGCGTTCGAACGTCTCCCAGGCCAGCTCCAGCGTGAGCCGCTGCTGCGGGTCCATGGCGAGCGCCTCGCGCGGCGAGATGCCGAAGAAGGGAGCGTCGAACTGGGCGACGTCGTGGATGAAGCCGCCTTCGCTCACGTAGCTCGTGCCCGGGCTGTCGGGGTCGGCGTCGAACATCGTGTCCAGGCCCCAGCCGCGGTCGGTCGGGAACGGCCCGATCGCGTCGCGGCCCTGCGCCACCAGCTCCCAGAGGTCCTCGGGCGAGCGGACGTCGCCCGGGTACCGGCAGCCCATCGCGACGATGGCGATCGGCTCGGCGTCGGCGGCCTCGACCTCGCGCAGCCGCTCCCGCGTCTCCTGCAGGGTGGCGGTCACCCGCTTCAGGTAGTCGACCAGCTTGCTTTCGTCAGTCATCGTGGACATACCTCTCAGGCGCCGAGCTCGTTGTCGATGAGGGCGAACAGCTCATCCGTGGTCGCGGTCTCCAGCACTTCGGTGCTCTTCGTGCCGGACAGGGTCTTGTGCAGCGTGGTGACCATCGCCTGCAGCCGGGCGACGATCCGGGACCGGTCGATCTCGGCCGCGTCCAAAGTGGAGGCAATGCCTTCGAGCCGGTCGAGTTCGGCTTCCAGGGGGACCGCGGTCTCGCCGCCGCCCAGCCGGCTCCACAGGTGCTCGGCCAGCGCCTGCGGGTTGACGTGGTCGAACGCGACGGTCGCGGGCAGTTTCAGGCCGGTGGCCGCGCCGAGCCGGTTGCGGAGGTCGACCGCGGTGACCGAGTCGAAGCCCAGCTCCTTGAACGCACGCGCGGGTTCGACCGCCGAGCCGCCGTCGTAGCCGGCGACCACGGCGACCTCGCCGCGGACCAGCTCCAGCAGCGTCCGCTTCTGTTCGGCCGGGGTGAGCGACGCGAGCTTGGCCTGCAGGTCACCGGTGTCGGCCGGGGTTTCCGTCTTGTCCTCGGCGACCTCGGGCAGCCCGCGCAGCAGCGGCCGCGGGCGGGCGAGCTGGTAGACCGGGGCGAACGCGGCCCAGTCGATGTCGGCGACGACCAGGTGGGTCTCGTCGCGGTCGAGCGCCTGGCCCAGCGCTTCGACGGCGAGTTCCGGTGCCATCTCGGCCAGGCCCATGCGGCGCAGCAGGTCGCTCGCCTCGGCGTCGACCATGCCCCCGCCGCCCCAGGAACCCCAGGCGATCGCGGTGGCTTTCCGGCCGGCCGCGCGGCGGCGGCGGGCGAGCGCGTCGAGGTAGGCGTTGCCCGCGGTGTAGGCGGGCTGGCCGGAGGTGCCCCACACCGCGGCCCCGGAGGACATCAGCACGAACGCGTCCAGCTCGGTGTCGCCGAGCAGCTCGTCGAGCAGGGTGGCACCGGTGACCTTGGCGCGGGTGGCGGCGGCGAACTCGGCGGGCGTGACGTCGGTCAGCGGCGACTCGGCGGTGAGCACGCCGGCCGCGTGCACGACCGCCGTCGGCGGGTGCTCGGCCAGCAGCGCCGCGAGCTGCTGCTTGTCGGAGACGTCGCAGGCCACGACCGTGGCGCCCAGCTCTTCGGCCAGCTCCCGTGCGCCTTCGGCGTCGATCCCGCGGCGGCTGGTGAGCACGATCTTTTCGGCGCCGCGGCCGGCCAGCCAGCGGGCGACGTGCGCGCCGACCGCGCCGGTGCCGCCGGTGACCAGGACCGTCCCGCGCGGCCGCCACTCCTCGGCGGTGCCGGTGAGCGGAGCGTGGACCATGCGCCGGGCGAACACGCCCGACGGCCGGATCGCGACCTGGTCCTCACTATCCACACCGGACACCACCGCGGCGAGGCGGGCGGCGTCGGCGGGACCGTCGACGTCGACCAGGCCACCCCAGGTGGCGGGCTGGTCGAGCGCGGCGACCGTGCCGAGGCCCCAGACCGCGGCGGCGGCCGGGTCGGCGCCGGCGAAGGCGTCGACCGCGACCGCGCCACGGGTGACGACCCACACCGGGGCATCGGTGTCGCGCAGGGCCTGCAGCAGCGCGATGGTGGCGGCGACCGCAGTGCTGAGCGCGGGGTGCTCCGGGTGTTCGCGGGTGTCGAGGGCCAGCAGGGACAGCACGCCGTCGAACGGCCGCAACGCCGTCGCTTCGGTGAGCACCTCGGCCAGTTCGCCGTGCTCGGCGATCACCCGGACGACATCGCCCTGCCCGGCGAGCGCGTCGGCCAGCTCGGCCGCCTCGGGAACGTCGGCCGGGACGACGACCAGCCAGGTGCCGGCCAGCCCGCCCGTGACGGTCAACGGCGCCCAGGACACGCGGTAGCGCCAGGACTCCACAGTGGACAGCTCGGTGCGGCGGCCGTGCCAGGCGGCGAGCGCCGGGACGATTTCCCCGAGGGGGGCGGCTTCGACGCCGAGCCGGGTGGCCAGCGCGTCGACGTCGCCGCTCGTGACGTCCTGCCAGAAGTCCTGGTCGGCGACCGAGGCCTGGGGCAGCGTCGTGGCGGTTTCCTCTTCGAGCCAGAAGCGCTTGTGCTGGAACGGGTACGTCGGCAGGTCGGCGATCCGGCCGCCGGGCACCAGCGACGCCCAGTCCGCCGCGCCGCCGCGGACCGCGTGCTCGGCCAGCGAGGTCGCGAACCGCGTCATGCCGCCTTCGTCGCGGCGGAGGGTGCCGGTGACGGACCCGCTGTGTCCCCCTTCGTCGAGGGTTTCCTGGATGCTCATCGCCAGCACCGGGTGCGGGCTGACCTCGACGAACCGGGTGTAGCCCGCCTCGGCGAGCTGCGCGACGACCGGCGCGAACCGGACTGTCGTGCGCAAGTTCGTGAACCAGTACTCCGCGTCCATGGTGGCGCCGGGCTCCTCGGTGACCGTGGACGTCATCGCGACGGACCCGGCGCCGGGCTCGATCGGGCCGAGGTCGGCGAGCAGGCGGTCGGCGAGGTGCTCGACGTGCGCGGAGTGGGAGGCGTAGTCCACCGGGACGCGCTTGGCGCGGAAGCCCTCGGCGACGAGCTGGTCACGCAGCTCGTCGAGGGCCTCGCCGTCGCCGGACAGCACGGCCGAGGTGGCGCCGTTGTCGGCGGCCAGGGAGATCCGGCCGTCCCAGGCGTCGAGGCGGGTCAGCAGCTCGGCGGCGGGCAGGCCGGCGGCGAGCATCCCGCCACCGCGGCCGCCGAGGACGTCCCCGATCGCCTTGCTGCGCAACGCGACCACGCGGGCACCGTCCTGAAGGGACAGTGCGCCCGAGACGCTCGCGGCGGCGATCTCGCCCTGGGAGTGGCCGATCACCATGTCCGGCTCGACGCCGTGCGCGCGCCACAGCGCGGCCAGCGACACCATCACCGCCCACAGCATCGGCTGGACGACGTCGACCCGGTCGGCGGGCGGGGTGCCCGGCTCGCCGTGCAGGACGTCGATGACCGACCAGCCGGTGAACTCGCGCAGCGCGGTGTCGCACTCGGCCATCCGGGCGGCGAACGCCGGCGACTGGGTCAGCAGCTCGGTCGCCATGCCGGTCCACTGGGAACCCTGGCCGGGGAAGACGAACACGGTCTTGCCGCGGACGTCGGCGGTGCCGGTCACGACGTCGGGGCGCGAGCCGCCCGCGGCCAGCGTCTCCAGGGCCTGCTTCGGGTCCGCCGACAGCACCACCGCGCGGTGGTCGAGCCGCGCGCGGCCGGTGGCGAGGGTGTGGGCGACGTCGACGAGGTTGCCGTCCACGTGGGACGCGAGCTGCCCAGCGGCCTCGGCGAGCGCGGCCGGGGTCTTGGCCGACAGCACCAGCGGGTGGACCGCGGGCAGCGGCGGCGCGACGGCGTCGCTCTCGGGTGCCTGCTCCAGGATGACGTGCGCGTTGGTGCCGCTGACGCCGAACGACGACACCGCGGCCCGGCGCGGCCGGCCCACCTCGGGCCAGTCGCGGGCCTCGGTGAGCAGCTCGACCGCACCGGCCGTCCAGTCGACGTGCGTCGAAGGCGTGCCGACGTGCAGGGTGCGCGGCGCCTTGCCGTGGCGCAGCGCCTGCACCATCTTGATCACGCCGGCGACCCCGGCGGCGGCCTGCGGGTGGCCCATGTTGGACTTGATCGAGCCGAGCAGCAGCGGCTCGCCGGTGGTGCGCTGCCCGTAGGTCTCCATCAGCGACTGCGCTTCGATCGGGTCGCCGAGGGCGGTGCCGGTGCCGTGCGCCTCGACGAGGTCCACATCGGAGCGTGACAGCCCGGCGTCGGCCAGCGCGGCCTCGATCACGCGGACCTGCGAGGGGCCGTTCGGGGCGGAGAAGCCGTTGCTGGCGCCGTCCTGGTTGATCGCGGAGCCGCGCAGCAGGGCGAGGACGCGGTGGCCGTTGCGGCGCGCGTCGGACAGCTTCTCCA belongs to Amycolatopsis tolypomycina and includes:
- a CDS encoding SDR family NAD(P)-dependent oxidoreductase — its product is MTATLQETRERLREVEAADAEPIAIVAMGCRYPGDVRSPEDLWELVAQGRDAIGPFPTDRGWGLDTMFDADPDSPGTSYVSEGGFIHDVAQFDAPFFGISPREALAMDPQQRLTLELAWETFERAGIAPHSLAKQQVGVFLGSGDQDYYDELPPAVLAGEVQDYLSTGNAGSVISGRIAYALGLEGPAITIDTACSSSLVALHLAVQALRQRDCTLALAGGVMVMSRPGPFVAFSRQRGLAADGRCKPFSDSADGTGWAEGAGTLLLERLSDARRNGHRVLAVVRGTAVNSDGASNGLTAPNGPSQQRVIRQALANAQLSASDVDAVEGHGTGTTLGDPIEAQALLATYGQDRDRPLWLGSIKSNIGHAQGAAGVGGVIKMVQALRHGLLPKTLHVTEPSTEVDWTAGNVELLTEERSWAAGSTPRRAGVSSFGVSGTNAHVIIEEAPAVDVEDGTPSWPADVPVPWPLSGHGAAALKAQAAQLSDVDASALDIGFSLATSRSPLSHRAVVFDGKAGLAAVEAGTPVEGLTAFLFSGQGAQRVGMGAELAAAFGVFAAALDEVCAELDQHLDRPLKTVVFDKPRLINQTGYTQPALFAIEVALFRLLSSWGVKPDFLLGHSVGELAAAHVAGVLSLADAAKLVAARAKLMQALPTGGAMVALQATEDEVTPHLTDGVSIAAINGPDSVVLSGTEDAVTAVVGQFEGRKSSKLKVSHAFHSPLMEPMLAEFAEVARTLTYHQPEIPLVSNVSGALAGGEVATPEYWVSHVRAAVRFHDGLTALSDQGVSRFVEVGPDGVLSALTRQATDAVVVPVLRKDRPEPATALTALAELYVSGLNPDWAAVFAGRGARRVDLPTYAFQRKRYWIDARANRDEVSAAGLTSAGHPLLGAAVALADTDGVVLTGRLSLETHAWLDEHRLGDVATVPGTAFLELAIRAGDQVGCGRIEELTLGSPLLVPDRGGVQVQVTVGAAGENGVRAVGVHSRPEDTGDPWVTHATGTVAPQTHRGTALTEWPPAGAEPVAIDGLYDDFAGTGLTYGPLFRSLRAVWSRGREVFAEVALPEDSDAERFGLHPAALDACTHALRVAGGGDGGVGRVPFCWTGVELHATGASALRVKFTPTTEDGFEVALADATGAPVATVAETVFRAFTAPVAAEAPLYRIEWQRIPAESTVDASAAAVFDCTGTERPNVAFGASDAPNATLGASDAPNATLGRVLGALQVWLAEEHPEDARLVVVTRGAVPAAGGVTDLAAAAAWGLVRSAQEENPDTFVLLDLDAESTAAEVLPQVLATGEAQAAVRFGAVLVPRLVRAAAAVEPAYFHPGGTVLVTGASGALGGALVRHLAEKHGARRFLLVSRRSTPALAGLGAELGVHVDIALCDVADRAALAEVLAGIPAEHPLTSVVHAAGVLDDGVITALTPERLDTVLRPKVDGALNLHELTRDTALSAFVLFSSVSGVLGAPGQGGYAAANAFLDGLAAHRVARGLPALSLGWGLWGEVGGMGGTLTEAEVARLASGGIVPLSTSDALGLFDRALASRQAAVVPVKLDLPALRKLDRIPKTLEELTGRPTRRVAASAAAAAEDSFAARVRALPEADRADAVLDLVRGHAATVLGYGGGHEIAPSAQFQSLGFDSLTAIELRNGLTAATGQRLPATLIFDHPTPSALAAHLLTELTGGVAEIETASAKASDEPIAIVGMACRLPGGVTSPEQLWDLVAGGRDAIGDFPADRGWDVDGLLDPTGRRPGTTYVARGGFVHDAGDFDATFFGVSPKEAPAIDPQQRLLLEACWEALERAGIDPASLKGSPTGVYAGVQYHDYVGANSAGSIVTGRVSYTLGLEGPAVSVDTACSSSLVAMHMAAQALRGGDCSLALAGGVTVMATPETFVEFSRQKGLAADGRCKVFSDDADGTTWSEGVGVLVLERLSEARRLGHPVLAVLKGSAVNQDGTSNGLTAPNGPAQQRVIRAALADAGITAADVDAVEAHGTGTKLGDPIEVQALLATYGKETSADRPLWIGSVKSNLGHTQAAAGAAGVIKMVMAMRQGELPATLHVGRPSSEIDWSSGAVRPLVEPVKWLPNGHIRRAGVSSFGVSGTNAHVILEEGDRREVTGGQDYEGPVAWPVSGRGAAALRAQAEQLMSYVDEDPEGSLADIGFSLATTRSAFDRRAVLIGSRSPQFVRGLAALVDEEEARGVVSGIATAGGRTAFLFAGQGAQRVGMGARLAEQFPAFAAAYDEVCAEVDRHLDRPIRSVTDELDQTRYTQPALFALEVALFRLVRSWGVKPDVLLGHSIGEIAAAHCAGVFSLADAAKLVVARGALMQALPAGGAMVAIEATPEEVGDDSVDIAAVNGPNSVVISGAADAVAAVAAKFERTKQLKVSHAFHSRLMEPMLEEFRAIAAELTYTSPRIPVVSTVAEGADLTSPEYWVQQVREGVRFADAVTRAAAEGVNRFLELGPDTTLAAMTAACFDERPDVLASLLHKENDEAVAALTGLAQLHVSGVDVDWAAVYEPTGGRPVALPTYPFQRQRFWLESTTGSASQEDHPLLGSALELAGADGLLFSGRLSVGTHPWLADHVVGGAILFPGTGFVEMAIRAGDEAGCPRLDELTLEYPLVVPERSGVRVQFALDAPGADGSRAFSVHSRPEGASGAWTRHATGKLAKAAQKAGFDLTAWPPAGAEQVNLEGTYEELAADGLAYGPAFRGLVAAWKRDGEAFAEIRLPASVSDVDRYGVHPAVLDAALHTIGVSGAAGSEPALPFAWEGVRLHAVGATTLRVHVRPAGTGAVSLDVADGAGAPVASVESLLLRPMSAVPQAAPTGGGDTLFRVAWEPVELDAVAEVTDWAVLGTDAFGLTEALGAEAGATGPAVLPVAGDDLHTELHRVLGELQSWLAGPGESLIVVTRGAVAAEAGENPDPVGAAVAGLVRSAQAEHPGRLTLVDLGAGTPAGRTLAAVAASDEPQVALRAGAVLVPRLAKAADAIAAPVWDAEGTVLVTGATGALGSAVARHLVEEHGVRNLLLVSRRGADAPGAAELADLDADVTIAACDVADRDAVAELLAGIPAEAPLRAVVHAAGVLDDGVLTSLTPSRLDTVLRPKADAASVLDELTRDLDLSAFVLFSSAAGVLGAPGQGSYAAANAFLDALAARRRADGLAGTSLAWGLWAGGMGEALEDADAHRIGETGITALSTEDGLALLDAAAGGTDALLVPIALDTRVLASSKDDDLPAVLRGLAGTPGRRAAQDVAEDTETLAKKLAGLPVAKRVPAVLTLVRTHAAALLGHAELEAVEPDRSFNEVGFDSLSATGFRNKLSLVTGLKLPVSLIFDYPTPRILAEHLVGELAPAEVEVVEETATEQGVRDALAAIPLEKLRAAGLLAGLLELAGVRLPDEDTAEPEAVEEATIDDLDTDALISMAIGGGDDD
- a CDS encoding type I polyketide synthase, producing the protein MSNEDKLRDYLKRATADLQAARRRVQELETRQTEPIAIIGMSCRYPGGVRTPDDLWDLVDQGRDVIGEFPADRGWDLEGIYDPTPDRPGKTYTRHGGFLYDAPGFDAEFFGISPRDARRSDPQQRILLEASWEAFERAGLDPHSLKGSPTGVYAGVMYHDYSGGSPDGSLVSGQVSYTLGLEGPSVSVDTACSSSLVALHMAAQGLRDGDCSLALASGVAVMGTPEMFVDFSGRRGLSADGRSKSFSDDADGTSWAEGVGVLVLEKLSDARRNGHRVLALLRGSAINQDGASNGFSAPNGPSQVRVIEAALADAGLSRSDVDLVEAHGTGTALGDPIEAQSLMETYGQRTTGEPLLLGSIKSNMGHPQAAAGVAGVIKMVQALRHGKAPRTLHVGTPSTHVDWTAGAVELLTEARDWPEVGRPRRAAVSSFGVSGTNAHVILEQAPESDAVAPPLPAVHPLVLSAKTPAALAEAAGQLASHVDGNLVDVAHTLATGRARLDHRAVVLSADPKQALETLAAGGSRPDVVTGTADVRGKTVFVFPGQGSQWTGMATELLTQSPAFAARMAECDTALREFTGWSVIDVLHGEPGTPPADRVDVVQPMLWAVMVSLAALWRAHGVEPDMVIGHSQGEIAAASVSGALSLQDGARVVALRSKAIGDVLGGRGGGMLAAGLPAAELLTRLDAWDGRISLAADNGATSAVLSGDGEALDELRDQLVAEGFRAKRVPVDYASHSAHVEHLADRLLADLGPIEPGAGSVAMTSTVTEEPGATMDAEYWFTNLRTTVRFAPVVAQLAEAGYTRFVEVSPHPVLAMSIQETLDEGGHSGSVTGTLRRDEGGMTRFATSLAEHAVRGGAADWASLVPGGRIADLPTYPFQHKRFWLEEETATTLPQASVADQDFWQDVTSGDVDALATRLGVEAAPLGEIVPALAAWHGRRTELSTVESWRYRVSWAPLTVTGGLAGTWLVVVPADVPEAAELADALAGQGDVVRVIAEHGELAEVLTEATALRPFDGVLSLLALDTREHPEHPALSTAVAATIALLQALRDTDAPVWVVTRGAVAVDAFAGADPAAAAVWGLGTVAALDQPATWGGLVDVDGPADAARLAAVVSGVDSEDQVAIRPSGVFARRMVHAPLTGTAEEWRPRGTVLVTGGTGAVGAHVARWLAGRGAEKIVLTSRRGIDAEGARELAEELGATVVACDVSDKQQLAALLAEHPPTAVVHAAGVLTAESPLTDVTPAEFAAATRAKVTGATLLDELLGDTELDAFVLMSSGAAVWGTSGQPAYTAGNAYLDALARRRRAAGRKATAIAWGSWGGGGMVDAEASDLLRRMGLAEMAPELAVEALGQALDRDETHLVVADIDWAAFAPVYQLARPRPLLRGLPEVAEDKTETPADTGDLQAKLASLTPAEQKRTLLELVRGEVAVVAGYDGGSAVEPARAFKELGFDSVTAVDLRNRLGAATGLKLPATVAFDHVNPQALAEHLWSRLGGGETAVPLEAELDRLEGIASTLDAAEIDRSRIVARLQAMVTTLHKTLSGTKSTEVLETATTDELFALIDNELGA